In Chloroflexota bacterium, the genomic stretch AAGAAGATGAATTTGACCACGCGACAGCCTTCGCCGGCGAGGACATCGAAGTCATCCTCGGTCATGCCCGGGGTAAGGAGCATCGTCCCGCCGACGATCTTCAGTCCCCCGGGGCGGAAGCCCACGGTGCATCGATGGTAGAGGACGGCCAGGTCGCGGAGCAGCTTGGGATCCGGGCGATCGAGCGGGAGGCCCGGCAGATGCAGCTCCCCGGCGGAGACGATGGTCGTGATCCCGCCATGGAGATATGCGCGCATCCAGCCGACGGAGTTCTGGGTTGGGCTGTAGTCGCCGAATACCGGATGCGTGTGCCCGTCCACGAGGCCGGGCGTGAGGGTGAGGCCGTTCGCATCGATGACCGTGTCCGCGTCCCCGCGGTCGGTGCCTACCTCGCGGACCAATCCATCCTCGATATAGACGGAATCGGCGTCGATCAATGGCGCCGCGAGATCTCCCGAGACGATGGTCCCGATATTGCGTATGAGGACCGAGCCCATGATCCCTCGACTGGTGCCCCGCAGGGCAGGCCTTGCGATTCGAAACCCAGCCCGCCGGTTCCGGCCGGGCCTCGGCCCTACGCGCGGGAGCCGGTCGCCTGGAGCACCGCTTCGACTCCCGCCTCAGCCTCTTTGTCCTCCCAGCGCTCCACGCCGCCGTACCCGTGCTCGATGTTCCACGTGACGACGTCGAAGCACTTTCCGGTGACGCCGCTGGCCGCGTCCTGCTGCGCCAGGAAGCTCACCAGCGGGACCATGTGCTCAGGCACGAGGGGTGTTGGCCCGCGGCCACGGTTGGGGTCGCCTGCTGCGCCTGTCGCGCGTCGGTACGCGTTCTGCTCGTCGAATCCGGTGGTCCGCGTGTGGCCGGGGATGACGACGTTCACCGCGACGTTGTGCTCCTTCACCTCGTCCGCGAGGTAGAACATCGCGCAGAGGATGGCCGCCTTCGCCGGCTGATAGGGCACTTCGCGGCTGTTCGGCCGCAGCGCCATGTATGCGCCGCCATGCGAGTGGTGGATCGCGCCGCTACTGATCGTCGTAACGATGCTGCCCCTGCGCTTTTGGATCATCGGCTGGATGAACAGCTTCGTCAGGTCCATCGCCCCAAAGACCGTGACGCCAAACATCCGCTCCCAGTCAGAGCGCTTGGTCTGGAGGGTGGTAATGCGACCGGTCGGCGGGAAGAGGTCGCGCTGACGGACGCCGGCATTGTTGATCAGGATGTCCGCCGTTCCGAACTTCTGCATTGCGGCGTCGTAGGCCGCCTGCACCTG encodes the following:
- a CDS encoding SDR family oxidoreductase, whose amino-acid sequence is MALKDKVAVITGSARGMGRAYVREFLKEGAKVVAIDLSWNPTGFSGDKDDTFYRELLARPNDVVTVTCDIGEPAQVQAAYDAAMQKFGTADILINNAGVRQRDLFPPTGRITTLQTKRSDWERMFGVTVFGAMDLTKLFIQPMIQKRRGSIVTTISSGAIHHSHGGAYMALRPNSREVPYQPAKAAILCAMFYLADEVKEHNVAVNVVIPGHTRTTGFDEQNAYRRATGAAGDPNRGRGPTPLVPEHMVPLVSFLAQQDAASGVTGKCFDVVTWNIEHGYGGVERWEDKEAEAGVEAVLQATGSRA